The Rhodococcus sp. X156 genome window below encodes:
- a CDS encoding hotdog domain-containing protein: protein MTQADTGFGSASPNGQSPTGHPVAVVEATRRVGEALLRTDLPAEELQDIAAQLDAIAARLAVGAPSHEQVADELRGWKRPPEHDPASGARNVVAPPLRLVGDGPRTMIGEVTLNWLHHGPPHHAHGGVSALILDHALGVCNGWAGKPGVTASLTMTYHRMTPLNVPLTVRTECLSIEGRKIRTVGSIEHEGQVCVSAEGLFIALPGMQQPEQD, encoded by the coding sequence ATGACCCAGGCAGACACCGGCTTCGGCTCGGCCAGCCCCAACGGCCAGAGTCCGACCGGCCACCCGGTGGCAGTGGTGGAGGCCACCCGGCGCGTGGGGGAGGCCCTGCTGCGCACCGACCTGCCGGCCGAGGAGCTGCAGGACATCGCCGCCCAGCTCGACGCCATCGCCGCCCGCCTGGCCGTGGGCGCCCCGAGCCACGAGCAGGTCGCTGACGAGCTGCGCGGGTGGAAGCGCCCGCCCGAGCACGACCCGGCCTCGGGGGCCCGCAACGTGGTGGCCCCGCCCCTGCGGCTGGTCGGCGACGGACCCCGCACGATGATCGGCGAGGTCACCCTGAACTGGCTGCACCACGGGCCGCCGCACCACGCCCACGGTGGGGTGAGCGCGCTGATCCTGGATCACGCCCTCGGGGTGTGCAACGGCTGGGCGGGCAAGCCCGGAGTGACCGCGTCGCTGACCATGACCTACCACCGGATGACCCCGCTGAACGTCCCGCTGACGGTGCGCACCGAGTGCCTGAGCATCGAGGGCCGCAAGATCCGCACCGTCGGGAGCATCGAGCACGAGGGTCAGGTCTGCGTCTCCGCGGAGGGACTGTTCATCGCGCTGCCGGGCATGCAGCAGCCGGAGCAGGACTAG
- a CDS encoding TetR family transcriptional regulator, which yields MPRVADSRSAAAPTTQPQRARRVRILQAATEQAMAKDFDRVQMHDVAEAAEVAIGTLYRYFPSKTHLFVGVMARQVQGLSEGFARNPPTGGTPASRIFDTLWGIHGYLLDNPTLASAMIQAVQSANAETVPEVRVIDTSIREALARVLGTDDPDQDTAAVIRILIMMWFGILQSSLNARFTTAEAEYDLRLACHRLLDGRAVGTSGAPGAEDQP from the coding sequence ATGCCTCGTGTAGCCGACAGCAGGTCAGCGGCCGCTCCCACCACCCAGCCGCAACGGGCCCGCAGGGTGCGCATCCTGCAGGCCGCGACCGAGCAGGCCATGGCCAAGGACTTCGACCGGGTGCAGATGCACGACGTGGCCGAGGCCGCCGAGGTCGCCATCGGCACGCTGTACCGCTACTTCCCGTCCAAGACCCACCTGTTCGTCGGCGTGATGGCCCGGCAGGTGCAGGGCCTGAGCGAGGGCTTCGCCCGCAACCCCCCCACCGGCGGCACCCCCGCCTCGCGCATCTTCGACACGCTCTGGGGCATCCACGGCTACCTGTTGGACAACCCCACGCTGGCGTCGGCGATGATCCAGGCGGTGCAGTCGGCCAACGCCGAGACCGTGCCCGAGGTGCGCGTCATCGACACCTCCATCCGGGAGGCGCTCGCCCGGGTGCTGGGCACCGACGACCCCGACCAGGACACCGCCGCGGTCATCCGCATCCTCATCATGATGTGGTTCGGCATCCTGCAGTCCAGCCTGAACGCCCGGTTCACCACCGCGGAGGCGGAGTACGACCTGCGGCTGGCCTGCCACCGGCTGCTGGACGGGCGGGCGGTGGGCACCAGCGGAGCCCCCGGGGCGGAGGACCAGCCGTGA
- a CDS encoding O-acetyl-ADP-ribose deacetylase, which produces MTELRVVEGDITALPVDAVVNAANSGLLGGGGVDGAIHRAGGPEILAACRQLRASSLPDGLPAGQAVATTAGRLPARWVIHTVGPVYSRSQDRSAVLRSAYTASLAVADELGATSVAFPLISAGAYGWPLEDAVSQALTAIRNAPTTVDEVTLVAFSPAVAEEIQRQLR; this is translated from the coding sequence GTGACCGAGCTGCGGGTGGTCGAGGGCGACATCACCGCCCTGCCGGTGGATGCCGTGGTGAACGCAGCCAACTCGGGGCTGCTCGGCGGTGGCGGGGTGGACGGGGCGATCCACCGTGCCGGCGGCCCGGAGATCCTCGCGGCGTGCCGGCAGCTGCGCGCGAGCAGCCTGCCCGACGGGCTGCCGGCCGGGCAGGCGGTGGCCACCACGGCGGGTCGCCTGCCGGCCCGGTGGGTCATCCACACCGTGGGCCCGGTGTACTCCCGCAGCCAGGACCGCTCAGCTGTGCTGCGCTCGGCCTACACCGCCAGCCTCGCCGTGGCCGACGAGCTGGGCGCGACGAGCGTGGCCTTCCCGCTGATCTCCGCCGGGGCCTACGGCTGGCCGCTGGAGGACGCCGTGAGCCAGGCGCTCACCGCGATCCGCAACGCACCCACCACGGTGGACGAGGTGACGCTGGTGGCGTTCTCACCGGCGGTGGCCGAGGAGATCCAGCGCCAGCTCCGCTAG
- a CDS encoding potassium channel family protein, with product MSTGRSYAQLSAEQRRSLLRRAVVWPTGTAVVLVVAYFVLPLRRVDDVRTWVLLVAVLVVVVVVAAWQVYRITRDRYPVVQAAEALAAVVPTYLVGFAMVYHLMSEASPTSFAEPLSRMAALYFTVTVASTVGFGDITADTDAARAVVTVQMLANLVLLGLGGRLVLLAVRAGRSRSAAGDDPPS from the coding sequence GTGTCCACAGGTCGCTCCTACGCGCAGCTCAGCGCGGAGCAGCGCCGCTCGCTGCTGCGTCGGGCGGTGGTGTGGCCCACCGGCACCGCGGTGGTGCTGGTGGTGGCGTACTTCGTGCTTCCACTGCGGCGGGTGGACGACGTGCGCACCTGGGTGCTGCTGGTCGCCGTGCTCGTCGTCGTCGTGGTGGTCGCGGCGTGGCAGGTCTACCGGATCACCCGGGACCGGTACCCGGTGGTGCAGGCGGCGGAGGCGCTGGCCGCGGTGGTGCCGACCTACCTCGTGGGGTTCGCGATGGTCTACCACCTGATGAGCGAGGCCAGCCCGACCAGCTTCGCCGAGCCGCTGTCCCGGATGGCCGCGCTGTACTTCACCGTCACGGTGGCCAGCACGGTCGGCTTCGGCGACATCACCGCTGACACCGACGCGGCCCGTGCGGTGGTGACGGTGCAGATGCTGGCCAACCTGGTGCTGCTGGGCCTGGGCGGGCGGTTGGTGCTGCTGGCGGTGCGCGCCGGGCGCAGCCGGTCCGCCGCCGGGGACGACCCGCCGTCCTAG
- a CDS encoding DUF2786 domain-containing protein, which produces MGSSSKKRPGAQRTSRLAPEPAADASVAELLHAAAALVGGTRTETRRLDGYVQRLARLDAEAEGAWPVLQPVLETLWDHGWQPADVAHVVRRDWPATVVDLAVGLVAGDVRARPDLPEEWSVQLHTIGAETAAADTAAWSRRHLLSPTEAWYDVACLLHRLTTLPTLQVLSPPPSQWSTGPVLTPVAGSGGAGEPKMLARIRALLAKAESTDYPEEAEALSAKAQDLMTRYAIDVAVLRAGAGSGVLGQVRARRVHVETPYPDGKAQLLSVVAEANGARLIWAESLGVATLVGLPEDLDLVELLFTSLLLQATRAMTEPGQGSENRSRSFRRAFLIAYAVRVGELLERSSRHAQDEAAQAYGAELVPVLRERGEAVAEVFTQLFPDVVVRRSRPVDAQGWHAGRAAADSADLGANRTRLAQ; this is translated from the coding sequence GTGGGTTCCTCGAGCAAGAAGCGTCCGGGTGCCCAGCGCACCTCCCGTCTGGCCCCCGAGCCGGCTGCCGACGCGTCGGTGGCCGAGCTGCTGCACGCCGCGGCGGCCCTGGTGGGCGGCACCCGCACCGAGACCCGTCGCCTCGACGGGTACGTGCAGCGCCTGGCGCGGCTGGATGCTGAGGCCGAGGGCGCCTGGCCGGTGCTGCAGCCGGTGCTGGAGACGCTGTGGGATCACGGGTGGCAGCCCGCCGACGTGGCCCACGTGGTGCGGCGTGACTGGCCGGCCACGGTGGTCGACCTGGCCGTGGGGCTGGTGGCGGGCGACGTCCGGGCCCGGCCGGACCTGCCGGAGGAGTGGTCGGTGCAGCTGCACACGATCGGCGCCGAGACGGCTGCTGCGGACACCGCGGCGTGGAGCAGGCGCCACCTGCTCTCACCCACCGAGGCCTGGTACGACGTGGCGTGCCTGCTGCACCGCCTCACCACGCTGCCCACGCTGCAGGTGCTCAGCCCTCCGCCGTCACAGTGGTCCACCGGCCCGGTGCTCACCCCGGTGGCGGGCAGCGGAGGCGCTGGCGAGCCAAAGATGCTGGCCCGCATCCGGGCCCTGCTGGCCAAGGCGGAGTCCACCGACTATCCCGAGGAGGCTGAGGCGCTCAGCGCCAAGGCCCAGGACCTGATGACGCGCTACGCCATCGACGTGGCCGTGCTGCGGGCCGGTGCCGGCAGCGGGGTGCTCGGCCAGGTGCGCGCCCGCCGGGTGCACGTCGAGACCCCCTACCCCGACGGCAAGGCACAGCTGCTCAGCGTGGTGGCCGAGGCCAACGGGGCCCGGCTGATCTGGGCGGAGAGCCTGGGCGTGGCCACCCTGGTGGGTCTGCCCGAGGACCTCGACCTGGTGGAGCTGCTGTTCACCTCGCTGCTGCTGCAGGCCACCCGGGCGATGACCGAGCCGGGGCAGGGCAGCGAGAACCGCTCGCGCTCCTTCCGGCGGGCCTTCCTCATCGCCTACGCGGTGCGGGTGGGCGAGCTGCTCGAGCGCAGCAGCCGCCACGCCCAGGACGAGGCCGCGCAGGCCTACGGCGCGGAGCTGGTGCCGGTGCTGCGCGAGCGCGGCGAGGCGGTGGCGGAGGTGTTCACCCAGCTGTTTCCCGACGTGGTGGTGCGCCGCAGCCGACCGGTGGACGCGCAGGGCTGGCACGCCGGCCGCGCGGCTGCCGACTCCGCTGACCTGGGCGCCAACCGCACCCGCCTGGCCCAGTAA
- a CDS encoding iron-siderophore ABC transporter substrate-binding protein, which translates to MSLWSRTRAIAAVSVVLGLALAGCSTGTSDDSAATEPTTSSSTAYPVTIKHSFGETTLAKQPTRVATVSWVNADVALALGVVPVGMSKDEFGGNDKGSTPWKDEALKKAGAEIGTSKAPAQYSETDGINFTEVAKAQPDVILAAYSGITQEEYDKLSKIAPVIAPPGVAYGTSWQDSAKMIGQALGKSSEADTLIADNEKLIAEKVAQYPQLKGKTFIYGNLDPSAAEKIYLYTDVDNRPRFLSSLGMTLAPVVAQNAKGEEFYVSWSPERADQLAADVFVSWVADAKTVDTIKADPLLSQIPAVKNGALVTTSDNTLTLSLSAASVLSIPWALDQYLPLLADAAGKAS; encoded by the coding sequence ATGTCCCTTTGGAGCCGCACACGCGCGATCGCCGCCGTGTCCGTGGTGCTCGGACTCGCCCTGGCTGGATGCTCGACCGGAACCTCCGACGACAGCGCCGCCACCGAGCCCACCACCAGCTCGTCCACGGCCTACCCGGTCACCATCAAGCACTCCTTCGGTGAGACCACCCTCGCCAAGCAGCCCACCCGCGTCGCCACCGTCTCCTGGGTGAACGCCGACGTGGCGCTGGCGCTGGGCGTCGTCCCCGTAGGGATGTCCAAGGACGAGTTCGGTGGCAACGACAAGGGCTCGACCCCCTGGAAGGACGAGGCTCTGAAGAAGGCGGGCGCGGAGATCGGCACCAGCAAGGCGCCGGCGCAGTACTCCGAGACCGACGGCATCAACTTCACCGAGGTCGCCAAGGCCCAGCCGGACGTCATCCTGGCCGCCTACTCCGGCATCACCCAGGAGGAGTACGACAAGCTGAGCAAGATCGCCCCCGTGATCGCCCCGCCGGGTGTCGCCTACGGCACCTCCTGGCAGGACTCCGCCAAGATGATCGGCCAGGCACTGGGCAAGTCCAGCGAGGCCGACACGCTGATCGCCGACAACGAGAAGCTCATCGCCGAGAAGGTCGCGCAGTACCCGCAGCTGAAGGGCAAGACCTTCATCTACGGCAACCTCGACCCGTCTGCGGCGGAGAAGATCTACCTCTACACCGACGTGGACAACCGGCCGCGCTTCCTCTCCTCGCTGGGCATGACCCTGGCCCCGGTGGTGGCCCAGAACGCCAAGGGCGAGGAGTTCTACGTCAGCTGGTCCCCGGAGCGGGCCGACCAGCTCGCCGCCGACGTCTTCGTCAGCTGGGTCGCCGACGCCAAGACCGTGGACACCATCAAGGCCGACCCGCTGCTGAGCCAGATCCCCGCGGTGAAGAACGGCGCCCTGGTCACCACCAGCGACAACACGCTGACCCTGTCGCTGTCGGCGGCCAGCGTGCTGAGCATCCCGTGGGCGCTGGACCAGTACCTCCCGCTGCTGGCGGACGCCGCCGGCAAGGCCTCCTGA
- a CDS encoding iron ABC transporter permease — protein sequence MAGSAALVLALLVLAVVCVLSLKYGARTVAWSTVWQAWTDHDPADTDHTVVRARLPRTVVAVAVGAALGLAGAAMQGLARNPLADPGILGINAGASLAVVIALFVFGLSSLQAYIWFALAGAAVAGVVVYTVASIGREGATPVKLALAGAAFNAGIVSLTSAVLVSSRQTLDTFRFWQVGAVAGRGWDEVRTVAPFLLVGLLLTLATGRVLNALALGDDVARGLGQRVGLTRVVTGLGVVLLCGGATALAGPIGFVGLVVPHILRGFVAGDYRWILPGSALLGAVLVVVADIIGRVALPPGEVPAGVMTAVIGGPVFVWLVRRRKSVASS from the coding sequence GTGGCCGGCTCGGCCGCGCTCGTGCTGGCCCTGCTCGTGCTGGCGGTGGTCTGCGTCCTGTCCCTGAAGTACGGCGCCCGGACGGTCGCCTGGAGCACGGTCTGGCAGGCCTGGACCGACCACGACCCGGCCGACACCGACCACACCGTGGTCCGCGCGCGGCTGCCGCGCACCGTGGTCGCCGTCGCGGTCGGCGCCGCACTGGGCCTGGCCGGCGCGGCCATGCAGGGCCTGGCCCGCAACCCCCTGGCCGACCCCGGCATCCTCGGCATCAACGCCGGTGCCTCGCTGGCCGTGGTGATCGCCCTCTTCGTCTTCGGCCTGAGCTCCCTGCAGGCCTACATCTGGTTCGCCCTGGCCGGTGCCGCCGTCGCCGGGGTGGTGGTCTACACCGTCGCCAGCATCGGCCGCGAGGGCGCCACCCCGGTGAAGCTGGCCCTGGCCGGCGCCGCGTTCAACGCCGGCATCGTCTCCCTCACCAGCGCCGTGTTGGTGAGCAGTCGGCAGACACTGGACACCTTCCGGTTCTGGCAGGTCGGAGCCGTCGCCGGTCGCGGCTGGGACGAGGTGCGCACCGTGGCGCCCTTCCTGCTGGTGGGTCTGCTGCTCACCCTCGCCACCGGCCGGGTGCTCAACGCCCTGGCACTGGGCGACGACGTGGCGCGGGGCCTCGGCCAACGGGTCGGGCTCACCCGCGTGGTCACCGGGCTGGGCGTGGTGCTGCTGTGCGGCGGCGCCACTGCGCTGGCCGGACCCATCGGCTTCGTCGGGCTGGTGGTGCCGCACATCCTGCGAGGCTTCGTCGCCGGGGACTACCGGTGGATCCTGCCCGGCTCGGCGCTGCTCGGCGCGGTGCTGGTGGTGGTCGCCGACATCATCGGCCGGGTGGCGCTGCCCCCTGGCGAGGTGCCGGCCGGGGTGATGACCGCCGTGATCGGCGGCCCGGTGTTCGTCTGGCTGGTCCGTCGCCGCAAGTCCGTGGCCAGCTCGTGA
- a CDS encoding iron ABC transporter permease, with protein MSLRTGTGADQEALTEARATVRAVRRGDRRRTTLTAGALALAVLVMFFVDVLLGSYTVTIPDFFRILLGETIPGASFIVMEDKLPRAVIAVLVGASFGISGTIFQTMLRNPLASPDVIGVTAGASASAVFAVVVLGATGTTVSLAAFVGTCAVALAIHVLSRSGGLGGQRLVLVGIGIAAVLQAVTSFLLTRTSIQSASDVVRWLNGSLNNSSWDRAAPLAIALVVLLPAAVLGARYLTGLALGDDTAAGLGVPVARARLLLLLIGVALAAVATAAAGPVAFVAFLAGPIARRLLGGRVALPVAAAVGALIVLTGDYVAANLLPGAAVPVGVVTGALGAPFLLYLLITANRVGRGG; from the coding sequence GTGAGCCTCCGCACCGGCACCGGAGCCGACCAGGAGGCGCTGACCGAGGCCCGCGCCACGGTGCGCGCAGTCCGCCGCGGTGACCGGCGCCGCACCACCCTCACCGCGGGCGCGCTGGCGCTGGCGGTGCTGGTCATGTTCTTCGTCGACGTGCTGCTGGGCTCCTACACCGTCACCATCCCGGACTTCTTCCGCATCCTCCTCGGCGAGACCATCCCCGGCGCCAGCTTCATCGTGATGGAGGACAAGCTGCCCCGGGCGGTCATCGCCGTGCTGGTGGGCGCGTCCTTCGGCATCAGCGGCACCATCTTCCAGACCATGCTGCGCAACCCGCTGGCCAGTCCCGACGTGATCGGCGTGACCGCCGGGGCCAGCGCGTCGGCGGTGTTCGCGGTGGTGGTGCTGGGCGCCACCGGCACCACGGTGTCGCTGGCCGCCTTCGTCGGCACCTGCGCCGTGGCGCTGGCCATCCACGTGCTGTCGCGCTCCGGTGGCCTCGGCGGGCAGCGACTGGTGCTGGTGGGCATCGGCATCGCCGCCGTGCTGCAGGCGGTCACCTCGTTCCTGCTCACCCGCACCAGCATCCAGTCCGCCTCGGACGTGGTGCGGTGGCTCAACGGGTCGCTGAACAACAGCAGCTGGGACCGCGCCGCACCGCTGGCCATTGCCCTGGTGGTGCTGCTGCCGGCCGCGGTGCTGGGTGCGCGCTACCTGACCGGGCTGGCCCTGGGCGACGACACCGCCGCCGGGCTGGGGGTGCCGGTGGCCCGCGCCCGCCTGCTGCTGCTGCTCATCGGCGTGGCGCTGGCCGCGGTGGCCACCGCAGCAGCCGGGCCGGTGGCCTTCGTGGCCTTCCTCGCCGGCCCCATCGCCCGGCGGCTGCTGGGCGGCCGGGTGGCACTGCCGGTCGCCGCCGCCGTGGGTGCGCTCATCGTGCTGACCGGCGACTACGTGGCTGCCAACCTGCTGCCCGGGGCGGCCGTGCCGGTCGGCGTGGTCACCGGTGCGCTGGGTGCCCCGTTCCTGCTGTACCTGCTGATCACCGCCAACCGGGTGGGCCGAGGAGGATGA